The genomic stretch TTActggggaggagctggggccCTGCactctgggagggcagggggcggcTGTGGCTCTGCTGGGTGTCGGTGCTCCGGGCGGTGCGGCCAGGTCCCCTGCGTCCACGCGGGCAGGCCCTCGCGGCCCCCAGCCAGCACTTTCCTTTTACCCCGCCCGTGCCCATAGGCTCGAGACGTGTACGAGGAGGCCATCCGGACTGTGATGACCGTGCGCGACTTCACCCAGGTGTTCGACAGCTACGCGCAGTTTGAGGAGAGCATGATCGCAGCCAAGATGGAGACGGCCTCAGAACTGGGacgggaggaggaaggtgaggcagGCCTGGGCCggtgaggggagagggctgggccGGCAGGCAGGGCTCTGAGAGCCCCAAGGGACAgcgacccggggggggggggggggggggggggggtgtctgtaCGACAGAGGGAGGCCAGCGTGGGTGGAACTTTGGTGAGTAGCCGGGACTAGCACTGCATCTCTGGCCGGAGTGGCCAGTGGCGTGAGTCTGCCAGGCCCCGGACAGTCGGGGCCCTGGTGGTGCAGAGGTGGGGGCGGGTCTGCTGTGCTGAGGCCCCGCCCCCATCTCGAGCGCAGATGACGTGGACCTGGAGCTGCGCCTGGCCCGCTTCGAGCAGCTCATTGGCCGGCGGCCCCTGCTCCTCAACAGCGTCTTGCTGCGCCAGAACCCACACCACGTGCACGAGTGGCACAAGCGCGTGGCCCTGCACCAGGGCCGCCCCCGCGAGGTGTGTGacggccccgccccaccccccttcccctgcctgccgGCCCCGACCGTCCAGCCTGATTCCGTCCTTCCCACCCAGATCATCAACACGTACACGGAGGCCGTGCAGACGGTGGACCCTTTCAAGGCTACAGGCAAGCCCCACACACTGTGGGTCGCGTTTGCCAAGTTTTACGAGGACAATGGGCAGCTGGACGATGTGAGTGCCCTGCGTGTGTGGGTTTGTGCGTGTGTGAGTAGAGGCATGTGCTTGGCCAGAGGACCCAGGAGGCACAGACACGTGCGCTCtcgcgggggcgggcgggggcccGAGAGACAGCATCCCAAcctgccctctcccacccctgcagGCCCGCATCATCCTGGAGAAGGCCACCAAGGTGAGCTTCAAGCAGGTGGACGACCTGGCCAGCGTGTGGTGTGAGTGTGGCGAGCTGGAGCTCCGGCACGAGAACTATGACCAGGCTTTGCGACTGCTGCGGGTAAACGCGAGCCCATGTTAGGGCGGGGGCGTGGTGTGCTGTGTGGCCATGTCCGGCTGTCCCCAAGCCCCCGCCCTGCTGCCTGCTCCCTCCAGAAGGCCACCGCGCTGCCTGCCCGCCGAGCCGAGTACttcgacggctcggagcccgtgCAGAACCGCGTGTACAAGTCCCTGAAGGTGTGGTCGATGCTCGCCGACCTGGAGGAGAGCCTGGGCACCTTCCAGGTGAGTCGGGGGGCCGAGGGCCCGTGGCAGCGTGGAGCCGGGGGCAGGGCCGCAGTCTCTGCCCCGGACGTGCCCTGACCTGCTGCTGCCCCGCAGTCCACCAAGGCCGTCTACGACCGCATCCTGGATCTGCGTATCGCCACGCCCCAGATTGTCATCAACTACGCCATGTTCTTGGAGGAGCACAAGTACTTCGAGGAGAGCTTCAAGGTGAGGGGGGCTGATCTGGAGGTCCCGGACGGCGGGGTCTCATGTCCCGGGGCCCCGGCCGCAGTGTCCGTGTGCTCCGGTGGCCCTAACAAGGTGTCGCAGAGCAGGGAACTCAGACAGCAGAGACGTACCATCCTCGTCCTGGGGGCTGGAAATCTCAGACTGTGGTGCTGGCGGGGCTGGTCTCTCCCAAGACCTCTGTCCTTGGCTAGCGGGCGGCTGTCTTCCCAccggtgtgtgtatgtgtcttaaTCCCACAGGGACTCCAGTCATCTCGGGTTAGGGCCCACTGTAACGACTCcccttcatttcctctttaaaggCCTGGTTTCTAAGTCCagttacattctgaggtcctggggttgTGGCTTCAACAGgaatttgggggacacagttcaCCTCTTAACAGGCACCGAGTCTTGTTTCTGGGCGGCGGGTGTGTGCGGGCTGTCCCTGCTCTGCTCGTGTGACAGCTTGTAGGTACGTGAGGTCCTGCACGTGCACGTGTTGGGAGGCCCTGCCTCTCTATTGAGAGGTTTCGGTTCTAGGCGGAGACCGCACGTATCCAGATGACATACACgtgtgcctcccccccccccccccccccccccgcctgagTGACACCGGCCCTGCCCCTGGCCTGGGCATGGGAACCTCTTCCCAAGGCCGTGGGCTCCAGTGTCCACAGAACTGAGGACCCCCCCGACTCCCCCGCCCATAAGGTTACCTACCGGTGACTTGGTAGGTCCTAGTCCTGGTCCGTTGAGGGAGACGTACAGGCCCCCTTGACTGCGCCGTGATCGTGGGGCAGGGTGGACGGGGAAGGGGCCGCCATGACCAGCCCGAGGGAGACGTGGGGACCCTCCTGGCAGGCTGGACGCCACGTGTTCTTGCCCTGGGTTCCCGCACACGACACCCTCTCTCGGGGCAGGCGTATGAGCGTGGCATCTCGCTGTTCAAGTGGCCCAACGTGTCTGACATCTGGAGCACCTACCTGACCAAATTCATTGCCCGCTACGGGGGCCGCAAGCTGGAGCGGGCGCGGGACCTCTTCGAACAGGCGCTGGACGGCTGCCCTCCCAAATATGCGAAGAGTGAGGCGGGCGGGtggccgggccgggctgggcagGGGATGGGTTGTCTGGGGCCGGGCACCAgcctctgaccccccccccccccccgcctcgtgTCTCAGCGCTGTACCTGCTGTACGCCCAGCTGGAGGAAGAGTGGGGCCTGGCCCGGCACGCCATGGCAGTGTACGAGCGCGCCACCCGGGCCGTGGAGCCCGCCCAGCAGTACGACATGTTCAACATCTACATCAAGCGTGCGGCGGAGATCTACGGGGTCACCCACACCCGCGGCATCTACCAGAAGGCCATCGAGGTGCCctgtggggcggggcggggaacGGGGGTGGCCAGAGGCTCTGAGCATGCCCCCCACCCGTGGGACCTCCGGGAGCCTTCCGGAGGGCCCGGGGTACGGGGAGCCCGCTCAcgccctgccccctcctggcCACCGCCACCCAGGTGCTGTCGGACGAACACGCCCGGGAGATGTGCCTGCGGTTCGCGGACATGGAGTGCAAGCTCGGCGAGATCGACCGGGCGCGGGCCATCTACAGCTTCTGCTCCCAGATCTGTGACCCCCGGGTAGGACGCGGgcccgggcgggcgggcgggcgggcagtGACGGAGGCTGCAGCCGAGCCAGCCGCTCACGCCGTGCGCCCCACCCCGCACAGACCACCGGGGCTTTCTGGCAGACGTGGAAGGACTTCGAGGTCCGTCACGGCAACGAGGACACCATCCGGGAGATGCTGCGGATCCGCCGCAGCGTGCAGGCCACGTACAACACGCAGGTCAACTTCATGGCCTCGCAGATGCTCAAGGTGTCGGGCAGCGCCACGGGCACCGGTGAGCAGCTGTgggcccctgctctctgcccGCCCTTGACCGCCTGGTCTGAGAGCGTTGAGcgtccacctccccaccccctgccgaaCCTGGGAACTCCTTGAGGGCTGGGTCCTCGGacggatgggggtggggtgcccgGTAAGGAGCAGAGCGGCCTGTGGGCTGTGGCGGGGGCCGGCGCGGGTGTGGCCTGGGCAGACTGGTGCGTGACCCCCACGCTCCCCCACCAGTGTCTGACCTCGCCCCCGGGCAGAGCGGCATGGACGACATGAAGCTGCTGGAGCAGCGGGCAGAGCAGCTGGCGGCCGAGGCCGAGCGGGACCAGCCCCCGCGGGCCCAGAGCAAGATCCTGTTTGTGAGGTGCGGGGGCAGGAGTGGCGGGGAGGCTGAGCGGCacgtgtccccctccctcccccctgcctgccccctccctccctccttccctccgtccctgcctgccctgtccctccttccctccctctcccctgcctgccccctccctccctccttccctccctcacccctgcctgcccgccccctgcccacccccaggaGCGACGCATCCCGGGAGGAGCTGGCCGAGCTGGCCCAGCAAGCCAACCCGGAGGAGATCGAGCTAGGGggggacgaggacgaggacgagaTGGATCTGGAACCCAACGGTAGGGGGCCAGCCAGGTGGGCAGGACGTTTTGGCGGAGGCACGGGTGGGGCCCCCCCCCTCCCGGAATGACCGTGGCCTCTCTCCTTTCCCAGAGGTGCGGTTGGAGCAGCAGAGTGTGCCGGCTGCCGTGTTCGGGAGCCTGAAGGAGGACTGACCCCAGCCCTGCACCcctcatccctcctcccccattcctCTTCCCCCAATAGAATCTATGTTTGTACACACAGTCTGAGCCTCTTTCCTGCCCACCCTTCCCGCTGCCCAGGTGCCTATGGGGACTGCCAGCTGGGTAGTGCCCTGGCCTTGggcccggccccccccccccccaccccgcccccagatTGGCTGATGCGGGAGGTGGGGCAGCTGGGCTTCCAGCCAGGGCAcatgccccaccctccccctgcagAGCCAGTTCTCAGAGGCCTGTCTCTGCCGCCTGAGGCCTCCTTGAGGGCCTTCCCAGCCCATTCCCACATTAGGTAGAGAGACACAGCCTTCCCTCTCCAGATTGTTTCATTCTGGGCCAGGGCGCTGACCTCCCCCTCAGAAGACTGGTCTGAGAGCCTGTCAAGGTACTTCTCACCCTGGATGGCAGCCAGGAGCCAGACCTCAGCCCTGGGTCAGGGCGTGGTCCTTAGGCCTAAGCTCTGGGAAGCCATTAGTGGGCTCTGGACTATTAAGGGATTTTAAGCATCAAGAGACATAATCAGATTTGTGCTCTGAACAGGCCATGTGGGCTGTGGGGGATTGGTTGGTGGCGGGAGGTgacgtggggcggggggggggggggaggcccggGTTGGTGGCCTGGACTGGGGGCCAGTTATGGGGATGGAGAGAGGCTAGCGAGACAGAAGCGGCCATTAGGTGAACTGTGCAGTGTCGGGTGGGGTTGGGGAAGCCGGTCTCGTGTCTGGGCCACGGAGAGCAGCAGCTCAGGCAGGCTCGAGTTACGGCCTAGGGCCTACATCTGAGCTGTCCCCAGCGATGCCAAGGGCACACCTGGACCCTTGGGTGTGGGGCTCGTAGGAGAGAAACATGGGAATCCTTTCCAGAGGCCGAAATGGGGGCAGGCGGCTGGAGGAGAGAAGGTCAAGCTTAGCAGCTGGCCGCAGACCAAGTGCCAGGAGGGGCCAGTAACATCCGCACGGAGGAGGGAAGTGCAGTGAGCGGCGGGTGGGGAGGCCACGGGGAGAGGCTGGTCAAGAGGCAGCCAAGGAGCAGCCACGAGGGGCCTTGGCACGAGCCGCATCAGGGCTCTTGCGGCGGCAGGACATGGCGGGCGAGGCTGGAAAACCCCCTCAGAGAGGTCACTGGACGCCCCAGCCAGCCTCAGGGAGATGCCAGCACTCGAGCTCTTTCTAAATGATTTTATTCAAGAAGGTGGGGAGGACAGACAGGGGACTGAGCTGAGCCCTGAGTCCCTGAACCTCCCAGCTCAGCCCCCACAGCAGGACAGGACAGAAGTTAGGGGGTGGGGACTCCAGCCCTACCCAGACAAGGTTGGGGACAGACGAGACCCAGGAATGCCAACTGATTGTCCTCCAGGCTGTCCTCTGCCCTGGGAACCACCGGGACGAGGCTACTTGGGGGTGCTGCTGCCCTTCTTGGGGGTGGTGGGCTTCTTGCTCTGCCAGAGGTGGCCCTGGATGGTGAAGGCGTCTACACTCATGGACATGGTCTTGGCAGGGATCTGGGTAAAGCGCTTGCGGTCCGAGTTGTACTTGTAGATGCCCTCGACCATGGCGGGCGTGACTGTGCGGGGGCCGTAGCCGGCCAGCCTCGTCAGCTCCTCTGTCTCCCCGGACAGCGTGTAGAGGGCCCGGAACTGGCAGCTCGAGTCGCGGAAGAGGATCAGGAAGTGATTGGCCTTGCTCTTCTCAATTTCCTGGTCGGGTGGTGGAAGCGGttcaccgggggtggggggggtgggcggcaGGGCCCTGGCCCCAGCCCGCCCGCCCCCACTGCCAGCCCCAGGCTCACCTCCAGAATGCGGTTCTTCTGCGGTTCGTTCACCTTGCCCGCGAGGCAGCAGTGCGACAGGGCGTTGTGGATGATGAACTTGTTGGACTTGGCGCTGGGCTCCTTGTACAGCCGCGGACCTGGGGTGGGCAAGGTGGTCAGCGGGGGTGACAGGGGgcgggcagggcctgggggggtGCTCGCGATCCCCAGCCCCACTTACCTGTGTACTCGGGCACCGACGCCGGGGACGAGGCGTTGCTACCATTCTCCCAGTCACGTTCCCGGCTACCAGGCAGGCGGCTTGGGGACATGAGGCCGGAtggggatggagccctgtgggGGGACAGGAAGAGATGGGGATGCACTCGGTGGTGGGTGAAGCCTTCCCACGCACAGAGGGACCGGGGAAGGGCCGAGCCCAGAACACCGCACAACGGGAGGCAGGTGCACCTGCCGGAGCCCTGCTCAAGTGCAGAGGACAGAGCCCCACTCGGCCTCGAATGTGTCCTCTAATCCCTTCGGCGGAAGAGAACACACAGACTCAGGGCACCTGAGACGCGGGCACCTGCCCACCCCGGCCAAACTCACCGAGACGTCGGCCTCTTCACGCCAAGATTATTGGGGGCCTCGTTGGCCACGGTTGACAGTGACAGGGTGGACTGAGAGTAGACTTTGCTGAGCCGGGAGCCTGGGGGAAGATGGCACGGAGTCATCCCCACCCAAAGCCCCTGGTGTCCCCAAATGCCTGGGGGGGGGACCTTACCTGGTAGGCTGTGGAGGGCACGTGGGGTCAGCCCTTCCCAAGACCCTCACCCTGTGCCTTCCAACTGAGACCTCCCCCTACCCACGGGGGCAGGAGCTGTGCCCAGCAGGCTGTGGGGAAACCCCCGCTAGAAAGCTGTTGCCCCTGAACGTACCCGAGGGGGCCTCATCCACGAAACCCCGGAGACAACTCTGGGCCAGCTCTGCCCAACACGCCTTACCCCCACTGTAGCCCCCACATCCCTCTGGAAGTCTAAAGGGCATGGGCAAGGCCCCCGTCACCCCACGCAcagtcttcccctctcccacatactcgggggtgggggggcgcggtCTCTACAGCCCTGGAAAAGGGCACTGAGCAGGCACCATCCCTGCGCCCCACCCCTCCCTACGGGCTCCTTACCCAGCAGGCCACGGGCAGGGCTTCGTGCCAAGGCCGAGTCGTCACAGCAACCGGAGCGCGGCCGGGGGCCCCTCCGCCcaccccggcccggccccccgGTCCCCGCAGCCCGTGGCCGTAGCACTTTGTCAAGGTCGTCCATCAGCTTCAGCTGGGCCCGGCGTTCATACTCGAGCCGGGTGAACTCCCCCCTCCTGGGGCCCACCTCCTCCTCGACGGGGGCCCTGGCGGCAGGGGCCGGGGTCGctgcgggggctgggggggctggggggcccgGGGCCGCCTCCTCCTGGGCCAGCCTGCAGACCGAGAGTTATCAAGCGGTCAGACAGGCCGCGGGTTCGCGGGGGGCCGGGGGCCCGGGCAGCACTCCGCTCACCGGGCAGCCTCTTCCCTCCGCTGCTCCTTCTCGGCCTCCTGCCACTGCTTCCGCCGCCGAGCCTCCTCCGCCCGCCGCTGCTGCCGTTCCAGCAGGCTGGCCCGCTTTTGGGCCATCTCGTCCTCGGGCTTGTCTTCATCCTGGGGGCAGGCTCGGAGTCCGGCTGGCCGTCCCTCCCCTGGTACGTCCATCAACCCAGCCTGGCAACCACTCACCCACCCTTCCGATTTTGTTATTGGGCTGAGGGCGTCCCCTTGGCTCCTGCTTCGTGCAGAGTTCTACGTGCGGCACAGGGACCAGAGTGGACCCGGGTGCTGTTCACACGGAGCACTTAACCCAGGGCGGGAGACGACCTGATACATCAGAAGCAGCTAccagtctggggcacctgggaggctcagtgggttaagcatctgattctcggttctggctcaggtcatgatctcacagttcatgagtttgagccccgcatcaggctttgcactgacagtggggagcctgcttgggattctctctctctctctctctctctctctctctgcccctccctcactctcccttctctctctcaaaataaataaaaacttaaaaaatattaagataaaacaGCTACCAGTCTACAGGGCGGGGAGGGATCTATCCCAGCCTGGGGGCACTAAGCAAGGCTTCTTGGAGAAGGTgaccagggagagagaatgacaaGGAGGCGAGAGGTAAAGAGAGTATCCCAGGcaagagggaacagcaaatgcaaaagccctgaggctAGAACAAGCCTAGCAGGCCTGGAATGGGGAGGCCGGTGTggctgggatgggggtggtgggtggcCTGGGAGGGTCAGAGGTGGGCAGAGCCTAAGGCCACGGAAGGACTTTTATTCTGAGAGCAAGAGAAGCTACCGAAGGGTTTAAACGGGATTGACAAGGTCCagttcatagtaaaaaaaaaaaatctctctggctGCTCAGTTGAAGATGGCcagggatggaggggtggggtggacagCAGAGGCCGTTCAAGATGCGGGTGCAGGTGTCCAGGTGAGAGCACCGGGCCAGGATGGGGGTGCCGTGAGGATGGGGAACAGGGACCAGACATGGGAGAGCGGGGAGGGGAACCGGCAGGGCCGAGGTGGGCAGAGCGTGAAGGAGAGCATGAGACAGAAGGAAGTGGAAGACCCCAGCCCTGCTTATCCGACCGCCCCTGTCCGTCTGTCACCCACCCGTCTGTCCACCCACGCCCACCCCGTGCATCtgtctatccacccacccatctggCCACGCCCACCTTGTCCTTGCCCACTCCCACCTGGCTCTCCGCCTCCACGCCTGTgcccacccaccccgccccttccccaACCTGCTTCCGCGACTCACCTTGTAGAAGAATCCCAGCCCGGCCCGGGGCTCTCCCTCCGAAGACGCCTCCTCCTCTAAGGAATCCTCAGCACCAGGGGGGCTCCCATCTCCCTCGTCCTCGGCCGTGGGCTCTTCCAGGCTGCCCAGTGGGATCTCGATGAGGCCAGGCCGGGCCGCGGGCTCCTCTGGAGGCGACCCCTCCGCCAGGAGGATAGAGGAACGGGTCTGCACGGGCACCTGGCTTGGCGAGAACTTGCGCAGGTGGGGGAGGCTGTCTACATCATGGGGAGGCGTGAGCACTCTCGTCAGGGGAGCCAGCCGCAGCTCCGCCGGCCGTGCGTGTTTCGGGCTTCGGGGTGTTGGGCTggggccgggcccggggctgcgccGGGCAGCCGGGGCGCGCCGAGCAGGGCTGGGAGATGCGGCTTTGGGACCCACCGTGGGACCAGGGATGACCCacgcggcgggcggcggggcagGCCCAGGGGCCTCGGGCGGAGCCAGGAGCCGCTGCTGCTGGTCCGTGAGCCTCTGCATGTCCCGCTGCAGCGAGCTCAGTGCGGCGCTTAACTTGCTGACCGCCCGGTTATAGTCCCCCAGCCCCTCGGGGGGCACTGGGCCCAGTTCGGGTGAGAAGGTCACTGCCTTGGGCCGCGGGGATGGCTCGCCCTGGCCCTCACCCGCCGGCCGCTCCCCACCGGGGACTGGGCCTGGCTCCGCCTCTGCCTCCGCTTCCCCTCCGGCCTCCCGAGGCTGCACCTGCAGGAAAGCGCTCTTGCCCAGTCGCTGGCGGTGCTTGGCAAAGATGGCCTCGATCCGTCGCTTCTGAGCCTCTATGGCTCGCCGTTTCTCCTCCAGCCGGGCTCCCAGCTCGCTCATCTCGGAGCTCAGGGCCTCTG from Prionailurus viverrinus isolate Anna chromosome A2, UM_Priviv_1.0, whole genome shotgun sequence encodes the following:
- the XAB2 gene encoding pre-mRNA-splicing factor SYF1 isoform X1 — protein: MVVMARLSRPERPDLVFEEEDLPYEEEIMRNQFSVKCWLRYIEFKQGAPKPRLNQLYERALKLLPCSYKLWYRYLKARRAQVKHRCVTDPAYEDVNNCHERAFVFMHKMPRLWLDYCQFLMDQGRITHTRRTFDRALRALPITQHSRIWPLYLRFLRSHPLPETAVRGYRRFLKLSPESAEEYIEYLQSSDRLDEAAQRLATVVNDEHFVSKAGKSNYQLWHELCDLISQNPDKVQSLNVDAIIRGGLTRFTDQLGKLWCSLADYYIRSGHFEKARDVYEEAIRTVMTVRDFTQVFDSYAQFEESMIAAKMETASELGREEEDDVDLELRLARFEQLIGRRPLLLNSVLLRQNPHHVHEWHKRVALHQGRPREIINTYTEAVQTVDPFKATGKPHTLWVAFAKFYEDNGQLDDARIILEKATKVSFKQVDDLASVWCECGELELRHENYDQALRLLRKATALPARRAEYFDGSEPVQNRVYKSLKVWSMLADLEESLGTFQSTKAVYDRILDLRIATPQIVINYAMFLEEHKYFEESFKAYERGISLFKWPNVSDIWSTYLTKFIARYGGRKLERARDLFEQALDGCPPKYAKTLYLLYAQLEEEWGLARHAMAVYERATRAVEPAQQYDMFNIYIKRAAEIYGVTHTRGIYQKAIEVLSDEHAREMCLRFADMECKLGEIDRARAIYSFCSQICDPRTTGAFWQTWKDFEVRHGNEDTIREMLRIRRSVQATYNTQVNFMASQMLKVSGSATGTVSDLAPGQSGMDDMKLLEQRAEQLAAEAERDQPPRAQSKILFVRSDASREELAELAQQANPEEIELGGDEDEDEMDLEPNEVRLEQQSVPAAVFGSLKED
- the XAB2 gene encoding pre-mRNA-splicing factor SYF1 isoform X2 → MVVMARLSRPERPDLVFEEEDLPYEEEIMRNQFSVKCWLRYIEFKQGAPKPRLNQLYERALKLLPCSYKLWYRYLKARRAQVKHRCVTDPAYEDVNNCHERAFVFMHKMPRLWLDYCQFLMDQGRITHTRRTFDRALRALPITQHSRIWPLYLRFLRSHPLPETAVRGYRRFLKLSPESAEEYIEYLQSSDRLDEAAQRLATVVNDEHFVSKAGKSNYQLWHELCDLISQNPDKVQSLNVDAIIRGGLTRFTDQLGKLWCSLADYYIRSGHFEKARDVYEEAIRTVMTVRDFTQVFDSYAQFEESMIAAKMETASELGREEEDDVDLELRLARFEQLIGRRPLLLNSVLLRQNPHHVHEWHKRVALHQGRPREIINTYTEAVQTVDPFKATGKPHTLWVAFAKFYEDNGQLDDARIILEKATKVSFKQVDDLASVWCECGELELRHENYDQALRLLRATALPARRAEYFDGSEPVQNRVYKSLKVWSMLADLEESLGTFQSTKAVYDRILDLRIATPQIVINYAMFLEEHKYFEESFKAYERGISLFKWPNVSDIWSTYLTKFIARYGGRKLERARDLFEQALDGCPPKYAKTLYLLYAQLEEEWGLARHAMAVYERATRAVEPAQQYDMFNIYIKRAAEIYGVTHTRGIYQKAIEVLSDEHAREMCLRFADMECKLGEIDRARAIYSFCSQICDPRTTGAFWQTWKDFEVRHGNEDTIREMLRIRRSVQATYNTQVNFMASQMLKVSGSATGTVSDLAPGQSGMDDMKLLEQRAEQLAAEAERDQPPRAQSKILFVRSDASREELAELAQQANPEEIELGGDEDEDEMDLEPNEVRLEQQSVPAAVFGSLKED
- the CAMSAP3 gene encoding calmodulin-regulated spectrin-associated protein 3 isoform X1, which produces MVEAAPPGPGPLRRTFLVPEIKSLDQYDFSRAKAAASLAWVLRAAFGGAEHVPSELWEPFYTDQYAQEHVKPPVTRLLLSAELYCRAWRQVLPQLETPPSPSALLALLARRGTVPALPERPVQEADLRHQPILMGAHLAVIDALMVAFAFEWTKTLPGPLALASLEHKLLFWVDTTIRRLQEKTEQEAAQRASPAAPADGVAPAQPSHAIAFCLKESGSKPPMIRYRKDRAVARRAPCFPTVTTLQDLASGAALAATIHCYCPQLLRLEEVCLKDPMSVADSLYNLQLVQDFCASRLPRGCPLSLEDLLYVPPPLKINLVVLLAEMFMCFEVLKPDFVQAKDLPDGHAASPRATEASSAQNSSGCSSPVFNFRHPLLSPGGSQSPLRGSTGSLKSSPSMSHMEALGKAWNRQLSRPLSQAVSFSTPFGLDSDVDVVMGDPVLLRSVSSDSLGPPRPVPARTPVQPAPEPGDLPTIEEALQIIHSAEPRLLPDGAADGSFYLHSPEGPSKLPLASSYPLEGASKAPAYVPHPEAPLKPSPCTVAEMSKPLALSEGSPKAAASSPAANNSEVKMTSFAERKKQLVRAEAEAGSPTATPAAPEALSSEMSELGARLEEKRRAIEAQKRRIEAIFAKHRQRLGKSAFLQVQPREAGGEAEAEAEPGPVPGGERPAGEGQGEPSPRPKAVTFSPELGPVPPEGLGDYNRAVSKLSAALSSLQRDMQRLTDQQQRLLAPPEAPGPAPPPAAWVIPGPTVGPKAASPSPARRAPAARRSPGPGPSPTPRSPKHARPAELRLAPLTRVLTPPHDVDSLPHLRKFSPSQVPVQTRSSILLAEGSPPEEPAARPGLIEIPLGSLEEPTAEDEGDGSPPGAEDSLEEEASSEGEPRAGLGFFYKDEDKPEDEMAQKRASLLERQQRRAEEARRRKQWQEAEKEQRREEAARLAQEEAAPGPPAPPAPAATPAPAARAPVEEEVGPRRGEFTRLEYERRAQLKLMDDLDKVLRPRAAGTGGPGRGGRRGPRPRSGCCDDSALARSPARGLLGSRLSKVYSQSTLSLSTVANEAPNNLGVKRPTSRAPSPSGLMSPSRLPGSRERDWENGSNASSPASVPEYTGPRLYKEPSAKSNKFIIHNALSHCCLAGKVNEPQKNRILEEIEKSKANHFLILFRDSSCQFRALYTLSGETEELTRLAGYGPRTVTPAMVEGIYKYNSDRKRFTQIPAKTMSMSVDAFTIQGHLWQSKKPTTPKKGSSTPK
- the CAMSAP3 gene encoding calmodulin-regulated spectrin-associated protein 3 isoform X3 — protein: MVEAAPPGPGPLRRTFLVPEIKSLDQYDFSRAKAAASLAWVLRAAFGGAEHVPSELWEPFYTDQYAQEHVKPPVTRLLLSAELYCRAWRQVLPQLETPPSPSALLALLARRGTVPALPERPVQEADLRHQPILMGAHLAVIDALMVAFAFEWTKTLPGPLALASLEHKLLFWVDTTIRRLQEKTEQEAAQRASPAAPADGVAPAQPSHAIAFCLKESGSKPPMIRYRKDRAVARRAPCFPTVTTLQDLASGAALAATIHCYCPQLLRLEEVCLKDPMSVADSLYNLQLVQDFCASRLPRGCPLSLEDLLYVPPPLKINLVVLLAEMFMCFEVLKPDFVQAKDLPDGHAASPRATEASSAQNSSGCSSPVFNFRHPLLSPGGSQSPLRGSTGSLKSSPSMSHMEALGKAWNRQLSDVDVVMGDPVLLRSVSSDSLGPPRPVPARTPVQPAPEPGDLPTIEEALQIIHSAEPRLLPDGAADGSFYLHSPEGPSKLPLASSYPLEGASKAPAYVPHPEAPLKPSPCTVAEMSKPLALSEGSPKAAASSPAANNSEVKMTSFAERKKQLVRAEAEAGSPTATPAAPEALSSEMSELGARLEEKRRAIEAQKRRIEAIFAKHRQRLGKSAFLQVQPREAGGEAEAEAEPGPVPGGERPAGEGQGEPSPRPKAVTFSPELGPVPPEGLGDYNRAVSKLSAALSSLQRDMQRLTDQQQRLLAPPEAPGPAPPPAAWVIPGPTVGPKAASPSPARRAPAARRSPGPGPSPTPRSPKHARPAELRLAPLTRVLTPPHDVDSLPHLRKFSPSQVPVQTRSSILLAEGSPPEEPAARPGLIEIPLGSLEEPTAEDEGDGSPPGAEDSLEEEASSEGEPRAGLGFFYKDEDKPEDEMAQKRASLLERQQRRAEEARRRKQWQEAEKEQRREEAARLAQEEAAPGPPAPPAPAATPAPAARAPVEEEVGPRRGEFTRLEYERRAQLKLMDDLDKVLRPRAAGTGGPGRGGRRGPRPRSGCCDDSALARSPARGLLGSRLSKVYSQSTLSLSTVANEAPNNLGVKRPTSRAPSPSGLMSPSRLPGSRERDWENGSNASSPASVPEYTGPRLYKEPSAKSNKFIIHNALSHCCLAGKVNEPQKNRILEEIEKSKANHFLILFRDSSCQFRALYTLSGETEELTRLAGYGPRTVTPAMVEGIYKYNSDRKRFTQIPAKTMSMSVDAFTIQGHLWQSKKPTTPKKGSSTPK
- the CAMSAP3 gene encoding calmodulin-regulated spectrin-associated protein 3 isoform X2 translates to MVEAAPPGPGPLRRTFLVPEIKSLDQYDFSRAKAAASLAWVLRAAFGGAEHVPSELWEPFYTDQYAQEHVKPPVTRLLLSAELYCRAWRQVLPQLETPPSPSALLALLARRGTVPALPERPVQEADLRHQPILMGAHLAVIDALMVAFAFEWTKTLPGPLALASLEHKLLFWVDTTIRRLQEKTEQEAAQRASPAAPADGVAPAQPSIRYRKDRAVARRAPCFPTVTTLQDLASGAALAATIHCYCPQLLRLEEVCLKDPMSVADSLYNLQLVQDFCASRLPRGCPLSLEDLLYVPPPLKINLVVLLAEMFMCFEVLKPDFVQAKDLPDGHAASPRATEASSAQNSSGCSSPVFNFRHPLLSPGGSQSPLRGSTGSLKSSPSMSHMEALGKAWNRQLSRPLSQAVSFSTPFGLDSDVDVVMGDPVLLRSVSSDSLGPPRPVPARTPVQPAPEPGDLPTIEEALQIIHSAEPRLLPDGAADGSFYLHSPEGPSKLPLASSYPLEGASKAPAYVPHPEAPLKPSPCTVAEMSKPLALSEGSPKAAASSPAANNSEVKMTSFAERKKQLVRAEAEAGSPTATPAAPEALSSEMSELGARLEEKRRAIEAQKRRIEAIFAKHRQRLGKSAFLQVQPREAGGEAEAEAEPGPVPGGERPAGEGQGEPSPRPKAVTFSPELGPVPPEGLGDYNRAVSKLSAALSSLQRDMQRLTDQQQRLLAPPEAPGPAPPPAAWVIPGPTVGPKAASPSPARRAPAARRSPGPGPSPTPRSPKHARPAELRLAPLTRVLTPPHDVDSLPHLRKFSPSQVPVQTRSSILLAEGSPPEEPAARPGLIEIPLGSLEEPTAEDEGDGSPPGAEDSLEEEASSEGEPRAGLGFFYKDEDKPEDEMAQKRASLLERQQRRAEEARRRKQWQEAEKEQRREEAARLAQEEAAPGPPAPPAPAATPAPAARAPVEEEVGPRRGEFTRLEYERRAQLKLMDDLDKVLRPRAAGTGGPGRGGRRGPRPRSGCCDDSALARSPARGLLGSRLSKVYSQSTLSLSTVANEAPNNLGVKRPTSRAPSPSGLMSPSRLPGSRERDWENGSNASSPASVPEYTGPRLYKEPSAKSNKFIIHNALSHCCLAGKVNEPQKNRILEEIEKSKANHFLILFRDSSCQFRALYTLSGETEELTRLAGYGPRTVTPAMVEGIYKYNSDRKRFTQIPAKTMSMSVDAFTIQGHLWQSKKPTTPKKGSSTPK